CCACCCACGCAATCCCCATGCTGGAGGTCTTGCGCGCGCGCCTGCCGATGCTCCGCCTCGCCCCGGTGGTGATCGCGACCCAGGCCCGGGTCGCGATCGGCGATGATATCGGCGAACGCCTCGGTGCCCGGCTTTGCGCCATCATGATCGGCGAGCGTCCAGGGCTCAGCGTTGCCGACAGTCTCGGCATCTATCTCACCTACGCACCGCACCGGGGATGCCGGGACTCCGCCCGCAACTGCATTTCGAACATCCATACCAAAGGCGGCCTGTCCTACGCCGCCGCCGCCGACACGCTGGCCTGGCTGATGCGCGAAGCGCTGCACCGCCGACTCACCGGCGTCAATCTGAAAGAGGAAACCGGCACCCTGCTGAGTAGCGGAGTGTAGCGAATCGGGCCGCGAAAACGATCACCGCCGCAATTCGTGCGCGGGCATGAGCGGGTCGCGGGTTTACAAACCAGCGCATGAATGCAAATCGGAAGGCAGATATATTCCAAAATCGAGGGTTCATCGATGGCATCGCAATCCGCCGCCGGGGTGACCGCCAGCACCCGGCGCGCCGAACGGGCAACTTCAACCACCAATCGCAAGATGGTGGCAACCTGGCTGTTCATCAGTTTCGCGCTGATCGTGGAGATGTTCGGCATCGGTGCCTACGTCCAGAACGACAATGCCGGGCTCTCGATCATGGCATGGCAACCGGTGTCGGGCATCATCCCGCCGCTCACCCACGCGGCATGGGAGCGCATGTTCGCCCTCTATAAAACCATCCCGCAATACAAACTGCTCAACCACGGCATGGACCTGCAGGGGTTCAAGGCGATTTTCTGGCCGGAGTGGATCCACCGGCTGTGGGGCCGGCTTCTCGGCTTCGATTTCGGGGTGCCGCTGGTCTATTTCTGGTGGACCGGGCGGCTGGAAAAACGCCTGCGGCCGTGGCTCGCTCTGTTGTTCGTGCTTGGCGGCGTGCAGGGGCTGATCGGGTGGTGGATGGTCGAATCCGGGTTCCATCCCGGCTTGACCGAAGTTTCAGTTTGGCGGCTCTCGCTGCATTACTGCTTCGCGACGATGCTGGCGATCGCGGTCTTCACCACCGCGCTGGTGGTGCTCAAGCCGGATGCCGAACGGCTGTCCCCCGAAGCGGCCGCGAAATACAAAGTGGCACGCGGGTTCGCGATCGCCTCGATCGTGTTCATCTGCATCGCGATTTTCGCCGGCACGTTCCTCTCGGGCACCCATGCCTACACGATCGACAACACGTTTCCGCTGATGCAGGGCCAGTGGTTTCCGCCCGATTACGCGGCCCTCCACCCGTTCTGGCGCAATTTTTTCGAAAGCAAGGCCGCGACCCAGTGGGATCACCGGCTGATCGCGACCATCGCGGCGGTCGTCGTGCTGGCGGCGGTCGTGGTCGCGATCCGGGCGGATCTGCCACCGCGGGCGCGGGATGCGTTTCTGGTAATGGGCGGATTGCTGATCGTGCAGTATATTCTCGGGGTGACGACACTGGTTTCAAAAATCCTGGATATCGGGGTGGCGCATCAGATGAACGCCGTGCTGCTGCTGGCCGCCGCCGTCTGGGCCTATTTCGAATTGCGGGGACGCCGCGTGGTATGAACGCGAAACCGGATCGGCTGGTCGGCAACTGGCTCCTGCTCCTGTGCTTCATGATTTTCGGCATGGTGATCGGCGGAGGCCACGCGCGCACC
This sequence is a window from Acidiphilium acidophilum. Protein-coding genes within it:
- a CDS encoding COX15/CtaA family protein, translating into MASQSAAGVTASTRRAERATSTTNRKMVATWLFISFALIVEMFGIGAYVQNDNAGLSIMAWQPVSGIIPPLTHAAWERMFALYKTIPQYKLLNHGMDLQGFKAIFWPEWIHRLWGRLLGFDFGVPLVYFWWTGRLEKRLRPWLALLFVLGGVQGLIGWWMVESGFHPGLTEVSVWRLSLHYCFATMLAIAVFTTALVVLKPDAERLSPEAAAKYKVARGFAIASIVFICIAIFAGTFLSGTHAYTIDNTFPLMQGQWFPPDYAALHPFWRNFFESKAATQWDHRLIATIAAVVVLAAVVVAIRADLPPRARDAFLVMGGLLIVQYILGVTTLVSKILDIGVAHQMNAVLLLAAAVWAYFELRGRRVV